The Haliaeetus albicilla chromosome 19, bHalAlb1.1, whole genome shotgun sequence genome has a segment encoding these proteins:
- the TSPO gene encoding translocator protein translates to MEVVPAWVPAVGFTLLPHAGGFLGSKVTKKEIPVWYESLQKPSWCPPNWVFAPVWGTLYTSMGFGSYLVWKELGGFSEESVVPLGLYAGQLALNWAWTPVFFGAHKMGWGLVTLLLTTGMATATTASWYNIKKTAAYLMVPYLAWLTMASALNYRIWKDNHNKKQSE, encoded by the exons ATGGAAGTGGTACCAGCCTGGGTCCCAGCAGTGGGTTTCACACTCCTGCCCCATGCAGGAGGATTTTTAGGAAGCAAGGTAACCAAAAAGGAAATCCCAGTGTGGTATGAATCTCTACAGAAGCCATCCTGGTGTCCACCTAACTGGGTGTTTGCTCCTGTTTGGGGAACTCTCTATACATCTATGGG ATTTGGCTCCTACCTGGTATGGAAGGAATTGGGGGGCTTCAGTGAAGAGTCGGTGGTTCCTCTGGGTCTGTATGCAGGGCAGCTGGCATTAAACTGGGCATGGACTCCAGTATTTTTTGGAGCTCACAAAATGGGATGG GGGTTGGTGACTCTTCTGCTCACAACTGGTATGGCAACAGCTACAACTGCTTCCTGGTATAACAtcaagaaaacagcagcttaTTTGATGGTTCCTTATTTAGCTTGGCTAACCATGGCTTCTGCACTTAATTACCGTATCTGGAAGGACAATCACAACAAGAAACAATCTGAATAA
- the MCAT gene encoding malonyl-CoA-acyl carrier protein transacylase, mitochondrial — translation MGSWAAATWRLGGCSGRGGLRAVPRRRGSSRPGGGDRAAILSDLLQSSVAAEEPGAAAAAAAEARRQRRSPLEGTVLLFPGQGSQFVGMARGLLQYPGVRDMYRLAEKVLGYDLLSLCLEGPRDELDRTRHCQPAVFVASLAAVEKLNHQQPKVVESCVAAAGYSVGEFAALVFAGALGFAEALYAVKVRAEAMQKASEAVPSGMLSVIGRREANYKFACLEARKHCESLGIENPVCQISNYLFPDSRVIAGHLQALEFLQENARKYYFTRTKMLPVSGAFHTRLMEPAVEPLAEVLKSIEIQKPLVCVYSNVDGKKYMHSKHIQKLLVKQVVSPVLWEQTMHSVYERKQGAEFPYTYEVGPGKQLGAILKKCNLKAWKQYNHVDALEDEEAAET, via the exons atgggcAGCTGGGCCGCGGCGACATGGCGGCTTGGTGGCTGCAGCGGGCGCGGCGGCCTCCGCGCCGTaccgcggcggcggggcagctCCCGCCCCGGCGGTGGGGACCGGGCGGCGATCCTGAGCGACCTGCTGCAGAGCTCGGTGGCGGCCGAGGAgccgggcgcggcggcggcggcggcggcggaggcgaGGCGGCAGCGGCGGTCCCCCCTGGAGGGCACGgtgctgctcttccccgggCAGGGCAGCCAGTTCGTGGGGATGGCCCGCGGGCTGCTGCAGTACCCCGGCGTGCGGGACATGTACCGCTTGGCCGAGAAGGTGCTGGGCTACGACCTGCTCTCCCTCTGCCTGGAGGGGCCGCGGGACGAGCTGGACCGCACCCGGCACTGCCAGCCCGCCGTGTTCGTCGCCTCCCTGGCCGCCGTGGAGAAGCTCAACCACCAGCAGCCTAAA GTGGTGGAGAGCTgcgtggcggcggcggggtaCAGCGTGGGGGAGTTCGCGGCGCTGGTCTTCGCTGGAGCCCTGGGCTTTGCCGAAG CGCTGTATGCGGTGAAAGTGCGCGCCGAAGCCATGCAAAAGGCGTCGGAAGCTGTCCCCAGTGGAATGCTATCGGTTATCGGTCGGCGAGAGGCAAATTACAAATTTGCCTGCTTGGAAGCCCGTAAACACTGTGAATCACTGGGTATAGAAAACCCCGTGTGTCAAATCTCAAACTATTTGTTTCCAGACAGCAGAGTCATTGCAGGACACCTACAG GCTTTGGAGTTTTTGCAGGAGAATGCCcgaaaatattattttacacGTACAAAAATGCTTCCAGTCAGTGGGGCTTTTCATACCAGACTTATGGAACCAGCAGTAGAGCCCTTGGCTGAAGTCCTAAAATCAATTGAGATTCAGAAACCACTGGTCTGTGTCTATTCCAATGTTGATGGCAAAAAGTACATGCACTCAAAGCACATTCAGAAGCTGTTAGTGAAGCAGGTGGTTTCACCTGTTTTGTGGGAACAGACCATGCATTCTGTATACGAAAGAAAGCAAGGAGCAGAATTTCCTTACACGTATGAAGTGGGGCCTGGAAAGCAACTAGGAGCCATTctcaaaaaatgtaatttaaaggCCTGGAAACAATATAACCATGTAGATGCTCTGGAAGATGAGGAAGCGGCAGAGACCTAA